A window of Deinococcus multiflagellatus contains these coding sequences:
- a CDS encoding non-ribosomal peptide synthetase codes for IGRGIANTELYVLGARRELLPIGQPGELYIGGAGVARGYLNRPELTAQRFVPNPYGSGTLYKTGDLVRYRSDGNLDYLGRLDHQVKVRGYRIELGEIETRLTDHPAVREAVVVAQESQDGSKTLVGYIVGEQDVSITGLGRYLECHLPAYMVPAVLVPLEAMPLTPNGKIDRQALPWPVGGETPGVPGENEPLSALEQSVAKVWMDVLGVERVGLNDHFFHLGGHSLKA; via the coding sequence ATCGGGCGTGGCATTGCGAACACGGAGCTGTACGTTCTGGGTGCGAGACGAGAGCTTTTGCCGATTGGGCAGCCGGGCGAACTGTATATCGGCGGTGCGGGGGTCGCCCGCGGATACCTCAATCGGCCCGAACTGACCGCTCAACGCTTCGTCCCAAATCCATACGGGTCCGGCACCTTGTACAAGACTGGTGATCTCGTGCGCTACCGCAGTGATGGGAACCTGGATTACCTCGGCCGGTTGGACCATCAGGTGAAGGTGCGTGGATACCGGATTGAGCTGGGTGAGATCGAGACCAGACTCACAGACCACCCGGCGGTCCGTGAGGCAGTGGTGGTGGCGCAGGAGTCGCAGGACGGTAGCAAGACCTTGGTCGGTTACATCGTTGGGGAACAGGACGTCTCGATCACGGGGTTGGGCAGGTACCTGGAATGCCACTTACCGGCTTACATGGTGCCGGCTGTGCTGGTTCCTTTGGAGGCCATGCCGCTGACACCCAACGGCAAGATTGACCGTCAGGCATTGCCGTGGCCGGTCGGTGGTGAGACGCCAGGTGTTCCTGGAGAAAATGAGCCACTTAGTGCGCTGGAGCAGTCGGTGGCGAAGGTATGGATGGACGTGCTGGGCGTGGAACGGGTTGGCCTGAACGATCATTTCTTTCATCTCGGCGGCCACTCGCTAAAAGCC